A genome region from Pseudomonas pergaminensis includes the following:
- a CDS encoding O-acetylhomoserine aminocarboxypropyltransferase/cysteine synthase family protein, whose translation MKDATIALHHGFKSDPTTKAVAVPIYQNVAFEFDNAQHGADLFNLDVPGNIYTRIMNPTNDVLEQRIAALEGGIAGLAVSAGSAAIHYAIQTLTRAGDNIVTTPQLYGGTYTLFAHLLPSFGVDVRFARDDSPEAIAELIDDNTKLVYCESIGNPAGNIIDIEALANVAHARGVPLVVDNTVATPILCKPIQFGADIVVHSVTKYIGGHGNSLGGVIVDSGTFPWTKYPQKFPGLNNPEPAYHGVVYTEKFGPAAFIARARTVPLRNTGAALAPMNAFLLLQGLETLALRMERHTENALKVAQFLQGHADVEWVSYAGLPDHPHHALAQKYLQGKPSAILSFGLKGGYAAGVRFYDALQIFKRLVNIGDAKSLACHPASTTHRQMNEQEQAKAGVKPEMIRLSVGIEAIEDLIEDLQQALESTQL comes from the coding sequence ATGAAAGACGCCACCATCGCGCTGCACCACGGTTTCAAATCGGACCCGACCACCAAGGCCGTCGCCGTGCCGATCTACCAGAACGTCGCCTTTGAATTCGATAACGCCCAGCACGGTGCCGACCTGTTCAACCTGGACGTGCCAGGCAATATCTACACGCGCATCATGAACCCCACCAATGACGTGCTGGAACAGCGCATTGCCGCACTTGAAGGCGGTATCGCAGGCCTGGCGGTGTCGGCCGGCAGCGCGGCGATCCACTACGCGATTCAGACCCTCACCCGTGCCGGCGACAATATCGTCACCACCCCGCAGCTCTATGGCGGCACGTACACCTTGTTCGCCCACTTGCTGCCAAGCTTCGGCGTCGATGTGCGTTTTGCCCGCGATGACTCTCCCGAAGCCATCGCGGAGCTGATCGACGACAACACCAAGCTGGTCTACTGCGAAAGCATCGGCAACCCCGCGGGCAACATCATCGATATCGAAGCGCTGGCCAATGTCGCCCACGCCCGTGGCGTGCCGCTGGTGGTGGACAACACCGTGGCCACGCCGATCCTGTGCAAGCCGATCCAGTTCGGCGCCGATATCGTGGTGCACTCGGTGACCAAATACATCGGCGGCCACGGCAATTCCCTCGGCGGTGTGATCGTCGACAGCGGCACGTTTCCCTGGACGAAATATCCGCAGAAATTTCCCGGGCTGAATAACCCAGAGCCCGCCTATCACGGCGTGGTCTACACCGAAAAATTCGGCCCCGCCGCCTTTATCGCCCGTGCTCGCACCGTTCCGCTACGCAATACCGGCGCGGCGCTGGCGCCGATGAACGCTTTCCTACTGTTGCAGGGCCTGGAGACCCTGGCCCTGCGCATGGAACGCCATACCGAAAACGCCTTGAAAGTTGCGCAGTTCCTGCAAGGCCACGCCGACGTGGAATGGGTCAGCTATGCCGGCCTGCCCGATCACCCTCATCACGCGCTGGCGCAGAAATACCTACAGGGCAAACCCTCGGCGATCCTCTCCTTCGGCCTCAAAGGTGGCTATGCGGCCGGCGTGCGCTTCTACGACGCCCTGCAAATCTTCAAGCGCCTGGTGAATATCGGCGATGCCAAATCCCTGGCCTGCCACCCCGCCTCCACCACCCACCGGCAGATGAACGAGCAGGAACAAGCCAAGGCTGGTGTGAAGCCGGAAATGATTCGCCTGTCGGTGGGCATCGAGGCGATCGAAGACCTGATCGAAGACTTGCAGCAGGCACTGGAATCAACGCAGCTCTGA
- a CDS encoding 23S rRNA (adenine(2030)-N(6))-methyltransferase RlmJ yields MNYRHAFHAGNHADVFKHLTLTRLIALMSRKEQPFAYLDTHAGIGLYDLQGDQANRTGEYLEGIARLWGENDLPPLTADYMRVLHEMNPDGELRYYPGSPELARRLTRPQDRVLLNEKHPEDGVLLKDNMKGDRRVKVHLGEGWHVPRALLPVPEKRALMLIDPPFEKLDEMQRCAASLKEAVGRMRQTVAAIWYPVKDQRMLRRFYQDLAGTGAPKLLRVELLVHPLDTPNTLTGSGLAIANPPWGLEEELRELLPWLSKKLGQTQGGWQMDWLIAE; encoded by the coding sequence ATGAATTATCGTCACGCCTTTCACGCCGGCAACCATGCCGATGTCTTCAAACACCTGACCTTGACCCGCCTCATCGCCCTGATGTCGCGCAAGGAGCAGCCGTTCGCCTACCTCGACACCCATGCGGGGATCGGTCTGTACGACCTGCAAGGCGACCAGGCCAACCGCACCGGTGAATACCTGGAAGGCATCGCGCGCCTGTGGGGCGAAAATGACCTGCCGCCGCTGACCGCCGACTACATGCGCGTGCTGCATGAAATGAACCCGGATGGCGAGTTGCGCTACTACCCCGGTTCGCCGGAACTTGCGCGACGCCTGACGCGCCCCCAGGACCGCGTGCTGCTCAATGAAAAGCACCCGGAAGACGGTGTGTTGCTCAAGGACAACATGAAGGGTGATCGCCGCGTCAAAGTGCACTTGGGCGAAGGCTGGCATGTGCCGCGTGCGCTGCTGCCGGTGCCGGAAAAGCGCGCGTTGATGCTGATCGACCCGCCGTTCGAGAAACTCGACGAAATGCAACGCTGCGCGGCGTCCCTGAAGGAAGCCGTGGGCCGCATGCGCCAGACCGTCGCGGCGATCTGGTACCCGGTGAAAGACCAGCGCATGCTGCGCCGTTTCTACCAGGACTTGGCCGGTACCGGTGCACCGAAGTTGTTGCGTGTGGAATTGCTGGTGCACCCGCTGGATACGCCCAATACCCTGACGGGTTCGGGCCTGGCGATCGCCAACCCGCCGTGGGGCCTGGAAGAGGAGCTGCGTGAGCTGCTGCCATGGCTGTCCAAGAAGCTCGGTCAGACCCAGGGTGGCTGGCAGATGGATTGGCTGATCGCTGAGTAG
- the msrA gene encoding peptide-methionine (S)-S-oxide reductase MsrA, with protein sequence MALRSEILVNKNVLPTQEQALPGRETPMALPETHFVNGNPLLGPFLDDVGFAIFGLGCFWGAERRFWQRDGVVSTVVGYAGGYTPNPTYEEVCSGLTGHSEVVLVVYDQAKVKYEDLLKMFWELHNPTQGMRQGNDIGSQYRSVIYATTPEQLAAAQASAEAYQGELTKAGLGAITTEIEEAPTVYFAEAYHQQYLAKNPQGYCGIGGTGVTCPI encoded by the coding sequence ATGGCCTTGCGCTCGGAAATTCTGGTGAACAAAAACGTGCTGCCTACCCAAGAACAAGCTCTGCCTGGCCGTGAAACCCCGATGGCGCTGCCAGAGACTCACTTCGTCAACGGCAACCCGCTGCTGGGCCCGTTCCTTGATGACGTCGGCTTTGCAATCTTCGGCCTGGGCTGCTTCTGGGGTGCCGAGCGTCGGTTCTGGCAGCGCGATGGCGTGGTCAGCACCGTGGTCGGCTACGCCGGCGGCTACACGCCGAACCCGACCTATGAAGAAGTCTGCTCGGGCCTGACCGGCCACAGCGAAGTGGTGCTGGTGGTGTATGACCAGGCCAAGGTGAAATACGAAGACCTGCTGAAGATGTTCTGGGAACTGCACAACCCGACCCAGGGCATGCGCCAGGGCAATGACATCGGCAGCCAGTACCGTTCGGTGATCTACGCGACCACGCCGGAGCAACTGGCAGCGGCGCAGGCGAGTGCCGAGGCGTACCAAGGCGAACTGACCAAGGCCGGCCTGGGTGCGATTACCACTGAGATCGAAGAAGCCCCGACGGTGTACTTCGCCGAGGCGTATCACCAGCAGTACCTGGCGAAGAACCCGCAGGGCTATTGCGGTATTGGCGGCACAGGCGTGACCTGCCCGATCTGA
- a CDS encoding putative bifunctional diguanylate cyclase/phosphodiesterase produces MKSQPDVARMAAEVVTQLPVPSRLGMLRFERLNEASWALLYLDPNCERQFGLPAVELCALLGTPYASLMEPQARYELHDTIQQQLTHSPHYLVRYTLHTSDGPLSLLEMGEAYKQHNRHLLRGYLMVVDGLFSEIPTAAPTADLENQNSRLQIALELNQRAQQEQLQHLERVRAQQELILLLARHRYTTNNSLQEAAELITRSACDIYQIDCASIWNLEGHHLVPISAYHRDNQQHHLPDPIDASCFPDYLEALHTSRAIDATNAMRDPRTREMADNLRANDIHAMLDASIRVDGQVVGVLCLEQSGSTRAWQADEIAFAGELADQFAQVINNHNRRTATSALHLFQRAVEQSANAFLLVNCDGVVEYVNPSFTAITQYSAEEVHGHRLAQLPALENLSELLFDAPSSLAKSNSWQGEFKSRRKNLEPYWGQLSISKVYGDNRELTHYIGIYEDITQTKLAQQRIERLAYTDNLTNLGNRPAFIRNLDERFARDSDSPISLLLVDIDNFKRINDSLGHQTGDKLLISLARRLRNSLSAGGSLARFASNEFAVLLDDTDLESGQQVASQLLATLDKPMFVDNQLISVTGSVGLACAPLHGRDPQTLMRNAGLALHKAKANGKHQVQVFTEALNAEASYKLFVENNLRRALTQNELDVFYQPKLCLRSGRLLGMEALLRWNHPEKGMIRPDQFISVAEETGLIIPIGKWIARQACRMSRQLTAAGMGNLQVAINLSPKQFSDPDLVASIATILKEEQLPANLLELELTEGLLLEATEDTRLQLDQLKSFGLTLAMDDFGTGYSSLSYLKKFPIDIIKIDRSFIHEIPDNQDDMEITSAVIAMAHNLKLKVVAEGIETAEQLAFLRRHRCDVGQGYLFDRPIPGAELLAMLKRYPRGPIA; encoded by the coding sequence ATGAAAAGCCAACCCGATGTCGCCCGAATGGCGGCCGAGGTAGTGACGCAGTTACCGGTGCCTTCGCGCCTCGGTATGCTGCGTTTCGAGCGGCTTAATGAGGCAAGCTGGGCCCTCCTTTACCTCGACCCCAACTGCGAGCGCCAATTCGGCCTGCCGGCGGTCGAGCTGTGCGCCCTGCTCGGCACCCCCTACGCCAGCCTGATGGAGCCCCAGGCGCGCTATGAGTTGCACGACACTATCCAGCAGCAACTGACCCATAGCCCTCACTACCTGGTGCGCTACACCCTGCACACCAGCGACGGCCCACTGAGCCTGCTGGAAATGGGCGAAGCCTACAAACAACACAATCGCCACCTGCTGCGCGGCTACTTGATGGTGGTCGATGGCCTGTTCAGTGAAATCCCCACTGCGGCCCCGACGGCAGACCTGGAGAACCAGAACAGCCGCCTGCAGATCGCCCTGGAACTCAACCAGCGCGCCCAGCAGGAACAGCTGCAGCACCTGGAGCGGGTGCGCGCCCAACAGGAGCTGATCCTGCTGCTGGCCCGCCATCGCTACACCACCAATAATTCATTGCAAGAAGCCGCCGAGCTGATCACCCGCAGCGCCTGCGATATCTATCAGATTGACTGCGCCAGCATCTGGAACCTCGAAGGCCATCATCTGGTGCCGATCTCGGCCTACCACCGCGACAATCAGCAGCACCATTTGCCCGACCCCATTGATGCCAGTTGTTTCCCGGACTACCTGGAGGCCTTGCACACCAGCCGGGCCATCGACGCCACTAACGCGATGCGCGACCCACGCACCCGGGAAATGGCCGACAACCTGCGCGCCAACGACATCCACGCCATGCTGGACGCCAGCATTCGCGTCGATGGCCAGGTGGTGGGCGTGCTGTGCCTGGAGCAAAGCGGCAGCACGCGTGCCTGGCAGGCCGATGAAATCGCCTTCGCCGGCGAGCTGGCCGACCAATTCGCTCAAGTGATCAACAATCACAATCGCCGCACCGCCACCAGCGCCCTGCACCTGTTCCAGCGTGCCGTGGAACAAAGCGCCAACGCTTTCCTGCTGGTCAACTGCGACGGCGTCGTGGAGTACGTCAACCCGAGCTTCACCGCGATCACCCAGTACAGCGCCGAAGAGGTCCACGGCCACCGCCTGGCCCAGTTGCCGGCGCTGGAGAACCTCAGCGAATTGCTCTTCGATGCACCGTCGAGCCTGGCCAAGAGCAACAGTTGGCAGGGCGAATTCAAGAGCCGACGCAAAAACCTCGAACCCTACTGGGGCCAGCTGTCGATCTCCAAGGTGTACGGCGACAACCGCGAGCTGACGCACTACATCGGCATCTACGAAGACATCACCCAGACCAAACTGGCCCAGCAGCGCATCGAGCGCCTGGCCTACACCGACAACCTGACCAACCTGGGCAACCGCCCGGCGTTCATCCGCAACCTCGACGAACGCTTTGCCCGTGACAGCGACAGCCCGATCAGCCTGTTGCTGGTGGACATCGACAACTTCAAGCGCATCAACGACAGCCTCGGCCACCAGACCGGCGACAAACTGCTGATCAGCCTGGCGCGCCGATTGCGCAACAGCCTGAGTGCCGGTGGCAGCCTGGCGCGGTTTGCGAGTAACGAGTTTGCGGTGTTGCTGGACGATACCGACCTGGAGAGCGGCCAGCAGGTTGCCAGCCAACTGCTGGCAACCCTCGACAAGCCGATGTTTGTCGACAACCAATTGATCAGCGTCACCGGCTCCGTGGGCCTGGCGTGCGCGCCGCTGCATGGCCGCGACCCGCAGACCCTTATGCGCAACGCCGGCCTGGCCCTGCACAAGGCCAAGGCCAATGGTAAACACCAGGTACAGGTGTTTACCGAAGCGCTGAATGCCGAGGCCAGCTACAAGCTGTTCGTCGAGAACAACCTGCGCCGCGCCCTCACCCAGAACGAGCTGGACGTGTTCTATCAGCCCAAGCTGTGCCTGCGCAGTGGCCGTTTGCTGGGCATGGAGGCGCTGCTGCGCTGGAACCACCCGGAAAAAGGCATGATCCGCCCGGACCAATTCATCAGCGTGGCTGAAGAGACCGGCCTGATCATCCCTATCGGCAAATGGATCGCGCGCCAGGCCTGCCGCATGAGCAGGCAGTTGACCGCCGCGGGCATGGGCAACCTGCAGGTGGCGATCAACCTGTCACCCAAGCAGTTCTCCGACCCGGACCTGGTGGCTTCGATTGCCACGATCCTCAAGGAAGAACAACTGCCGGCCAACCTGCTGGAGCTGGAGTTGACCGAAGGCTTGCTGCTGGAAGCCACCGAAGACACGCGCCTGCAGCTTGATCAATTGAAGAGCTTTGGCCTGACCCTGGCCATGGACGACTTCGGCACCGGCTACTCGTCGCTGAGTTACCTGAAAAAATTCCCCATCGACATCATCAAGATCGATCGCAGCTTTATCCACGAGATCCCGGACAACCAGGACGACATGGAAATCACCTCCGCGGTGATCGCCATGGCGCACAACCTCAAGCTCAAAGTGGTCGCCGAGGGCATCGAGACCGCCGAGCAACTGGCGTTCCTGCGCCGCCACCGCTGCGATGTGGGCCAGGGTTACCTGTTCGACCGGCCGATACCCGGCGCAGAGCTGCTGGCGATGCTAAAACGCTACCCGCGCGGGCCAATCGCCTGA
- the aceF gene encoding dihydrolipoyllysine-residue acetyltransferase, with translation MSELIRVPDIGSGEGEVIELFVKVGDTVEADQSILTLESDKASMEIPAPKAGVVKSLKVKLGDRLKEGDELLELEIEGAADAAPAAAPAAAAAPAPAAEKPAAAEAAPAPAAAPAAASVQDIHVPDIGSSGKAKIIELLVKVGDTVEADQSLITLESDKASMEIPSPAAGVVESIAVKLEDEVGTGDFILKLKVQGAAPAAAPAPAAAPAAKAESAPAPAAAAPAPAAKAEAAPAPAAAAPAASGAKVHAGPAVRQLAREFGVELSAVSATGPHGRVLKEDVQVYVKAMMQKAKEAPAAGGATGGSGIPPIRTVDFSRFGEIEEVPMTRLMQIGAAGLHASWLNIPHVTQFDQADITDLEAFRVAQKAVAEKAGVKLTVLPLLLKACAHLLKELPDFNASLAPSGKAIIRKKYVHIGFAVDTPDGLLVPVIKNVDQKSLLQLAAEAAALAAKARDKKLTPDDMQGACFTISSLGHIGGTGFTPIVNAPEVAILGVSKATIQPVWDGKAFQPKLMLPLSLSYDHRVINGAAAARFTQRLSQLLNDIRTILL, from the coding sequence GTGAGCGAACTCATTCGCGTACCTGACATCGGCAGCGGTGAAGGTGAAGTAATCGAGCTGTTTGTGAAGGTCGGCGACACCGTCGAAGCCGACCAGAGCATCCTGACCCTGGAGTCGGACAAGGCGAGCATGGAAATCCCTGCTCCCAAGGCCGGCGTGGTCAAGAGCCTGAAAGTGAAGCTGGGCGACCGCCTGAAAGAAGGCGACGAACTGCTGGAGCTGGAAATCGAAGGTGCCGCTGATGCGGCCCCTGCGGCGGCTCCTGCTGCCGCTGCTGCACCTGCCCCTGCTGCTGAAAAACCGGCTGCTGCCGAGGCCGCTCCGGCCCCGGCCGCTGCCCCTGCCGCCGCTAGCGTCCAGGACATCCATGTCCCGGACATCGGTTCGTCGGGCAAGGCCAAGATCATCGAGCTGCTGGTCAAGGTGGGCGACACCGTCGAAGCCGACCAGTCGCTGATCACCCTGGAGTCCGACAAGGCCTCCATGGAAATCCCTTCGCCGGCTGCCGGCGTGGTGGAAAGCATCGCGGTCAAGCTGGAAGACGAAGTCGGCACTGGCGACTTCATCCTCAAGCTGAAAGTACAAGGCGCTGCACCTGCTGCCGCTCCAGCACCAGCGGCCGCTCCGGCTGCCAAGGCTGAATCGGCTCCGGCTCCGGCTGCTGCCGCCCCTGCGCCTGCTGCCAAAGCAGAGGCTGCTCCGGCCCCTGCTGCTGCCGCTCCAGCGGCAAGCGGCGCCAAGGTGCACGCCGGCCCTGCCGTGCGTCAGCTGGCCCGTGAGTTCGGCGTTGAGCTGAGCGCTGTGTCGGCCACTGGCCCTCACGGTCGCGTGCTGAAGGAAGACGTGCAGGTTTACGTCAAGGCCATGATGCAGAAGGCCAAGGAAGCGCCAGCTGCTGGCGGCGCTACCGGTGGTTCGGGCATTCCGCCGATCCGCACCGTCGACTTCAGCCGCTTCGGCGAAATCGAAGAAGTGCCGATGACCCGCCTGATGCAAATCGGCGCGGCCGGCCTGCACGCCAGCTGGCTGAACATCCCGCACGTGACCCAGTTCGACCAGGCCGACATCACCGACCTGGAAGCTTTCCGCGTTGCGCAGAAAGCCGTGGCCGAGAAGGCCGGCGTGAAGCTGACCGTGCTGCCATTGCTGCTCAAGGCGTGCGCGCACCTGCTCAAGGAGCTGCCGGACTTCAATGCTTCGCTGGCGCCAAGCGGCAAAGCGATCATTCGCAAGAAGTACGTGCACATCGGCTTTGCGGTCGACACCCCGGATGGCCTGCTGGTACCGGTCATCAAGAACGTCGACCAGAAGAGCCTGCTGCAACTCGCTGCGGAAGCCGCTGCACTGGCTGCCAAGGCCCGCGACAAGAAGCTCACCCCGGACGACATGCAGGGCGCATGCTTCACCATCTCCAGCCTCGGCCACATTGGCGGCACTGGCTTCACGCCAATCGTCAACGCGCCGGAAGTGGCGATCCTGGGTGTGTCCAAGGCCACTATCCAGCCTGTGTGGGACGGTAAAGCGTTCCAGCCGAAGCTGATGCTGCCACTGTCGCTGTCCTACGATCACCGTGTGATCAACGGCGCCGCCGCTGCACGCTTCACCCAGCGTCTGAGCCAACTGCTGAACGATATCCGCACTATCCTGCTGTAA
- the aceE gene encoding pyruvate dehydrogenase (acetyl-transferring), homodimeric type, with protein MQDLDPVETQEWLDALESVLDKEGEDRAHYLMTRMGELATRSGSQLPYAITTPYRNTIPVTHEARMPGDLFMERRIRSLVRWNAMAMVMRTNLKDSDLGGHISSFASSATLYDIGFNYFFQAPTDEHGGDLIYFQGHTSPGVYARAFMEGRITEEHMNNFRQEVDGNGLSSYPHPWLMPDFWQFPTVSMGLGPIQAIYQARFMKYLEARGFIPEGKQKVWCFLGDGECDEPESLGAISLAGREKLDNLIFVINCNLQRLDGPVRGNGKIIQELEGVFRGAQWNVTKVIWGRFWDPLLAKDVDGILQRRMDEVIDGEYQNYKAKDGAFVREHFFNTPELKAMVADLSDDEIWKLNRGGHDPYKVYAAYHEAVNHKEQPTVILAKTIKGYGTGAGEAKNTAHNTKKVDVDSLKLFRDRFDIPVKDEELENLPFFKPEPNSAEARYLAERRAALGGFVPQRRANSFSVPTPDLSTLKAILDGSGDREISTTMAFVRILAQLVKDKDIGPRIVPIIPDEARTFGMEGMFRQLGIYSSVGQLYEPVDKDQVMFYKEDKKGQILEEGINEAGAMSSFIAAGTSYSSHNQPMLPFYIFYSMFGFQRIGDLAWAAGDSRTRGFLIGGTAGRTTLNGEGLQHEDGHSHILAATIPNCRTFDPTYGYELAVIIQDGMKKMTEEQQDVFYYITVMNESYQQPAMPAGVEEGIIKGMYLLEEDTKEAAHHVQLMGSGTILREVREAAKILRDEFNVGADVWSVTSFNELRRDGLAVERHNRLHPGQKPQRTFVEECLTGRKGPVIASTDYMKLFAEQIRQWVPSKEFKVLGTDGFGRSDSRKKLRHFFEVDRHFVVLAALEALADRGEIEPKVVADAIVKFGINPEKRNPLDC; from the coding sequence ATGCAAGACCTCGATCCCGTCGAAACCCAGGAATGGCTGGACGCCCTGGAATCGGTTCTCGACAAAGAAGGCGAAGACCGTGCTCATTACCTGATGACCCGTATGGGCGAACTCGCGACCCGCAGCGGCTCGCAACTGCCTTACGCCATCACTACGCCATACCGCAACACCATCCCCGTTACCCACGAAGCACGCATGCCTGGCGACCTGTTCATGGAACGCCGCATTCGCTCGCTGGTACGTTGGAACGCCATGGCGATGGTAATGCGCACGAACTTGAAAGATTCGGACCTGGGCGGTCACATCTCCAGCTTCGCTTCCAGCGCAACCCTGTATGACATCGGCTTCAACTACTTCTTCCAGGCCCCGACCGACGAACACGGCGGCGACCTGATCTACTTCCAGGGCCACACCTCGCCAGGCGTCTACGCCCGTGCGTTCATGGAAGGCCGCATCACCGAAGAACACATGAACAACTTCCGCCAGGAAGTGGACGGTAACGGCCTGTCGTCGTACCCGCACCCTTGGCTGATGCCTGATTTCTGGCAGTTCCCGACCGTTTCCATGGGTCTGGGTCCAATTCAAGCGATCTACCAGGCACGTTTCATGAAGTACCTGGAAGCCCGTGGCTTCATCCCTGAAGGCAAGCAGAAAGTCTGGTGCTTCCTGGGCGACGGCGAGTGTGACGAGCCGGAATCCCTGGGCGCCATCTCCCTGGCCGGCCGCGAGAAGCTGGACAACCTGATCTTCGTCATCAACTGCAACCTGCAGCGCCTCGACGGCCCGGTTCGCGGCAACGGCAAGATCATCCAGGAACTCGAAGGCGTGTTCCGCGGTGCTCAGTGGAACGTGACCAAAGTCATCTGGGGCCGTTTCTGGGACCCACTGCTGGCCAAGGATGTCGACGGTATCCTGCAACGTCGCATGGACGAAGTCATCGACGGCGAGTACCAGAACTACAAGGCCAAAGACGGCGCGTTCGTGCGTGAACACTTCTTCAACACGCCTGAACTCAAGGCGATGGTTGCCGACCTGTCCGACGACGAGATCTGGAAACTCAACCGTGGCGGCCACGACCCGTACAAGGTCTATGCGGCGTACCACGAAGCGGTCAACCACAAAGAACAACCGACTGTCATCCTGGCCAAGACCATCAAGGGTTATGGCACCGGTGCCGGCGAAGCGAAGAACACCGCGCACAACACCAAGAAAGTCGATGTCGACAGCCTGAAGTTGTTCCGCGACCGCTTCGACATCCCGGTCAAGGACGAAGAGCTGGAGAACCTGCCGTTCTTCAAGCCGGAGCCGAACAGCGCCGAAGCCCGCTACCTGGCCGAGCGCCGCGCCGCACTGGGTGGTTTCGTGCCACAGCGTCGCGCCAACAGCTTCAGCGTACCGACGCCAGACCTGAGCACCCTCAAGGCTATCCTCGACGGCTCGGGCGACCGTGAAATTTCCACCACAATGGCTTTCGTGCGCATCCTGGCGCAGCTGGTCAAGGACAAGGACATCGGCCCGCGCATCGTCCCGATCATCCCGGACGAAGCCCGTACCTTCGGTATGGAAGGCATGTTCCGTCAGTTGGGCATCTACTCCTCCGTCGGCCAGCTCTACGAGCCAGTCGATAAAGACCAGGTGATGTTCTACAAGGAAGACAAGAAGGGCCAGATCCTCGAAGAAGGCATCAACGAAGCGGGCGCCATGAGCTCCTTCATCGCTGCCGGTACTTCGTACTCCAGCCACAACCAGCCGATGCTGCCGTTCTACATCTTCTACTCGATGTTCGGTTTCCAGCGTATCGGCGACCTGGCTTGGGCAGCAGGCGACAGCCGTACCCGTGGCTTCCTGATCGGCGGCACCGCCGGCCGTACCACGCTGAACGGCGAAGGCCTGCAACACGAAGACGGTCACAGCCACATCCTGGCTGCCACCATCCCGAACTGCCGCACCTTTGATCCTACCTACGGCTACGAGCTGGCGGTGATCATCCAGGACGGCATGAAGAAGATGACCGAAGAGCAGCAGGACGTTTTCTACTACATCACCGTGATGAACGAGTCCTACCAGCAACCTGCCATGCCGGCCGGTGTCGAGGAAGGCATCATCAAGGGCATGTACCTGCTCGAAGAAGACACCAAGGAAGCGGCGCACCACGTACAGCTGATGGGCTCCGGCACCATCCTGCGCGAAGTGCGTGAAGCGGCGAAGATCCTGCGTGACGAGTTCAACGTCGGCGCTGACGTGTGGAGCGTGACCAGCTTCAACGAACTGCGTCGCGATGGCCTGGCCGTAGAGCGTCACAACCGCCTGCACCCTGGCCAGAAGCCACAGCGCACCTTCGTCGAAGAATGCCTGACTGGCCGTAAAGGCCCGGTGATCGCATCGACCGACTACATGAAACTGTTTGCTGAACAAATTCGCCAGTGGGTCCCGTCCAAGGAATTCAAAGTCCTGGGCACCGACGGTTTCGGCCGCAGTGACAGCCGCAAGAAGCTGCGTCACTTCTTCGAAGTTGACCGTCACTTCGTGGTGTTGGCAGCCTTGGAAGCCTTGGCTGACCGTGGTGAGATCGAACCTAAGGTGGTGGCTGACGCTATCGTCAAGTTCGGGATCAACCCGGAAAAACGCAACCCACTGGACTGCTGA